The following coding sequences are from one Anguilla anguilla isolate fAngAng1 chromosome 12, fAngAng1.pri, whole genome shotgun sequence window:
- the LOC118209874 gene encoding olfactory receptor 2D2-like isoform X1 encodes MRNSVKTSSLTEPWERKLQVRRAGKMRARGANGTTEQTQNANQRLDYNQSHIQQFLIAGGELGLKHFYTELSVLLLVVYLLVLIVNLMVFFAVVLETKLHTPMYIFLSSLSLTDIIITTSVLPKMISVCLLNDIAISFSGCFLQQVTYLAFQVTEGVLLAIMGYDRYVAICNPLRYNDIITPRICVILSLFAWIVGILMPLPVTIYASRLTYCGDHVMFWFCDFPPVVALSCMDTTYLLFAALGVALLVIMIPAFVIIWTYGRIIFAILKITSVDGRKKAFSTCSSHLSIVILFYFAHLCVYISSTVKNIHPNVLILISIMNCFLTPVANPIIYSLRNKELKTAIRKRFYISQVFTCFSHSHPL; translated from the exons ATGAGGAACTCTGTTAAAACGAGCAGCCTCACAGAACCCTGGGAGAGAAAGTTGCAGGTCAGACGAGCAGGCAAGATGAGAGCTCGAGGAGCTAACGGAACGACCGAGCAAACGCAAA atgccAATCAACGGCTGGACTACAACCAAAGCCACATCCAACAGTTCCTCATTGCTGGCGGAGAGCTGGGGCTCAAACACTTCtacacagagctctctgttctcctcctggTGGTCTACCTTCTAGTGCTCATTGTTAACTTAATGGTTTTCTTTGCGGTGGTGCTGGAGACCAAACtgcacacacccatgtacaTTTTTCTTAGCAGTCTCTCTCTAACAGATATCATCATCACAACCAGCGTTCTCCCCAAGATGATATCGGTGTGCCTACTGAATGATATTGCCATTTCTTTCTCCGGCTGCTTCTTGCAGCAGGTCACCTATTTGGCATTTCAGGTTACTGAGGGTGTTTTGCTTGCTATTATGGGCTATGACCGCTATGTGGCAATTTGCAATCCTCTACGCTACAACGATATCATCACTCCCAGGATATGTGTTATACTCTCACTCTTTGCTTGGATTGTTGGAATTTTGATGCCCCTTCCTGTTACAATATATGCATCAAGGTTAACTTACTGTGGGGACCACGTCATGTTCTGGTTTTGTGATTTCCCTCCTGTTGTCGCACTGTCCTGTATGGACACAACATACCTACTGTTCGCAGCTCTAGGGGTTGCTTTACTAGTAATTATGATCCCTGCGTTTGTCATTATTTGGACATACGGTAGAATAATTTTCGCAATATTAAAAATTACATCTGTAGACGGCCGTAAAAAGGccttctccacctgctcctcacaTCTCAGTATTGTAATCCTGTTCTACTTCGCACATCTTTGTGTCTATATAAGTTCCACAGTAAAAAATATTCATCCGAATGTTCTCATCTTGATCTCCATCATGAACTGTTTCCTGACTCCTGTTGCGAACCCCATCATTTACAGCTTGAGAAATAAAGAGTTAAAGACCGCTATTCGAAAACGCTTCTACATCAGTCAGGTTTTCACatgtttctctcactcacacccCTTGTAA
- the LOC118209167 gene encoding putative gustatory receptor clone PTE01, with protein sequence MFQAWRVGKTEAKGDANQWLDYNQSHTQQFFIAGGELGLKHVYTELSVLLLVVYLLVVIGNSVVCIVVVLETKLHTPMYIFLGNLSMADIIITTSVLPKFISVGLLNDIAISYSGCFLQQNTYLSFQTVESLLLGVMAYDRYVAICNPLRYNDIITPRTCAVLAMCTLIAGILISSYNVLLASQLSFCGSHIMFWFCDFPPVIALSCSDSTFLLFLALASALAITVVPMTVIVWTYTKIILSICRIKSVDGRKKAFSTCSSHLSIVILFYFAHMCVYISSTVKNVHPNVLILISIMNCLLTPFANPIIYSLRNKELKTAIQKHFHIKVLM encoded by the exons ATGTTCCAGGCCTGGCGTGTAGGCAAGACGGAAGCAAAGGGAG ATGCCAATCAATGGCTGGACTACAACCAAAGCCACACCCAACAGTTCTTCATTGCTGGTGGAGAGCTGGGGCTCAAACACGTCtacacagagctctctgttctcctcctggTGGTCTACCTTCTAGTAGTTATTGGTAACAGTGTGGTTTGCATTGTAGTGGTGCTGGAGACCAAGCTGCACACACCCATGTATATATTCCTCGGCAATCTCTCCATGGCAGACATCATCATCACAACCAGCGTTCTCCCCAAGTTCATATCTGTGGGCTTACTGAATGACATTGCCATTTCCTACTCAGGGTGCTTCTTGCAGCAGAACACCTATTTGTCATTTCAAACGGTTGAGAGTCTTCTGCTTGGCGTCATGGCCTATGACCGCTACGTGGCCATCTGTAATCCTCTGCGctacaatgacatcatcactcccAGAACATGTGCTGTACTTGCAATGTGCACCTTGATAGCAGGAATACTCATTTCCTCCTATAATGTACTACTTGCATCTCAATTATCTTTCTGTGGGAGCCACATCATGTTCTGGTTTTGTGATTTCCCTCCTGTTATTGCACTGTCCTGTTCAGACTCAACATTCCTGCTATTCTTGGCGCTAGCATCTGCTCTGGCAATAACTGTTGTTCCAATGACTGTAATTGTTTGGACATACACTAAAATCATTTTATCAATTTGCAGAATAAAATCTGTAGATGGCCGTAAAAAGGccttctccacctgctcctcacaTCTCAGTATTGTAATCCTGTTCTAttttgcacatatgtgtgtCTATATAAGTTCCACGGTAAAAAATGTTCATCCGAATGTTCTCATCTTGATCTCCATCATGAATTGTTTACTGACTCCGTTTGCGAACCCCATCATTTACAGCTTGAGAAACAAAGAGCTGAAGACTGCTATTCAAAAACACTTCCACATCAAGGTTTTAATGTGA
- the LOC118209867 gene encoding olfactory receptor 6K3-like, with protein sequence MRNSVKTSSLTDPSERKFQVRRAGKMRARGANGTTGQTQNANQQLDYNQSHIQQFLIAGGELGLKHFYTELSVLLLVVYLLVLISNFMVFFAVVLETKLHTPMYIFLSSLSLTDIIITTSVLPKMISVCLLNDIAISFSGCFLQQITYSTFQVTEGILLLLMCYDRYVAICNPLRYNDIISPRMCVLLSVIACIVGFLMMIPLTMYTSRLPFCGNHLMFWFCDFPPVIALSCSDTTILLFTALGVALLVIAVPGSVITYTYSKIIFAVLKMSSVDGRKKAFSTCSSHLSIVILFYFAHLCVYISSSVKNVHPNVLILISIFNCLLIPFANPIIYSLRNKELKTAILKHFHINEVFISFSRLRPQ encoded by the exons ATGAGGAACTCTGTTAAAACGAGCAGCCTCACAGATCCCTCTGAGAGAAAGTTCCAGGTCAGACGAGCAGGCAAGATGAGAGCTCGAGGAGCTAACGGAACGACTGGGCAAACACAAA atgccAATCAACAGCTGGACTACAACCAAAGCCACATCCAACAGTTCCTCATTGCTGGGGGAGAGCTGGGGCTCAAACACTTCtacacagagctctctgttctcctcctggTGGTCTACCTTCTAGTGCTCATTAGTAACTTTATGGTTTTCTTTGCGGTGGTGCTGGAGACCAAACtgcacacacccatgtacaTTTTCCTCAGTAGTCTCTCGTTAACAGATATCATCATCACAACCAGCGTTCTCCCCAAGATGATATCGGTGTGCCTACTGAATGACATTGCCATTTCTTTCTCCGGCTGCTTCTTGCAGCAGATCACCTATTCAACATTTCAGGTTACTGAGGGCATTTTGCTTCTTTTAATGTGCTATGACCGCTATGTGGCAATTTGCAATCCTCTACGCTACAATGATATCATCAGTCCCCGGATGTGTGTTCTACTCTCAGTCATTGCTTGCATTGTTGGATTTTTAATGATGATTCCACTTACAATGTACACATCAAGGTTACCTTTTTGTGGGAACCACCTCATGTTCTGGTTTTGTGATTTCCCTCCAGTAATCGCACTGTCCTGTTCGGACACAACAATCCTGCTGTTCACAGCGCTAGGGGTTGCTTTACTAGTAATTGCGGTTCCAGGATCTGTCATTActtatacatacagtaaaattattttcgcagttttaaaaatgtcttctgtAGACGGCCGTAAAAAGGccttctccacctgctcctcacaTCTCAGTATTGTAATCCTGTTCTACTTCGCACATCTTTGTGTCTATATAAGTTCCTCGGTAAAAAATGTTCATCCAAATGTTCTCATCTTGATCTCAATCTTCAACTGTTTACTGATTCCATTTGCGAACCCCATCATTTACAGCTTGAGAAATAAAGAGTTAAAGACCGCTATTCTAAAACATTTCCACATCAATGAGGTTTTCATAAGTTTCTCTCGTTTACGTCcccagtaa